The following proteins are co-located in the Gemmatimonadota bacterium genome:
- a CDS encoding sulfatase-like hydrolase/transferase: MFQSRPHIIFIITDQQRFDTIRAWGYDYMVTPTLDRLARESVSFWQAYCPGATCVASRAAIFTGMYPHTTGVYSFDHWANHRNWVQDLSDAGYYCVNIGKMHLTPRDIPGGFHERVVVENPTNKAL, encoded by the coding sequence ATGTTTCAGAGCAGGCCCCATATCATTTTTATTATTACCGATCAGCAACGTTTTGATACCATCCGTGCCTGGGGATACGATTATATGGTTACGCCCACGCTGGATCGGCTCGCGCGTGAGAGCGTGTCGTTTTGGCAGGCGTATTGTCCCGGTGCGACGTGCGTGGCATCGCGGGCGGCGATTTTTACGGGTATGTACCCGCATACGACGGGCGTTTATAGTTTTGATCACTGGGCAAATCACCGCAACTGGGTGCAGGATTTATCGGATGCGGGCTACTATTGCGTGAATATTGGCAAGATGCATCTGACGCCGCGCGATATTCCCGGTGGTTTTCACGAGCGCGTCGTTGTGGAAAATCCTACGAATAAGGCGCTGG